One Deinococcus psychrotolerans genomic window, CAACCACTTCGCGGGCCGTCCGGACGCGGGCCTCAACATTGCGTGGAACGAGCTCGGCGGCCTGCCGGTGCTTAGCGGCGCGGCAGCGCAGTTGGCCTGCTCCAAATACCAAACGTACGAAGGCGGCGACCACACCCTGTTCGTGGGCGAAGTTCAGGCCACCTACATTAGCGACAAAGTGCCGCTGGCTTACTTTGGGGGCACCTACAGGGGTCTGACCGACGTCTTGCCGCCGGAAGTAGAAAAAATGGGAGTCCTGTTATGAAAAAACAACCAATGGAAAGATCAAATTCATGAAAACCGCCCGATTCATTTCAAAAGGCCGCCAGCACAACGGCGTTCTCAAAGATGGCCTGCTCTATGACGCGGCAGGCGAAACGCACCGCCCCGAGGACGTGCAATTTCTGCTGCCGCTCAAGCCCGGCAAAGTCATCGCGCTGGCTCTCAATTACGCCGACCACGTGGCCGAACTGGGTTTCAAGGCCCCCGAGGAGCCGGTGATGTTTCTCAAGCCCAACACCAGCCTCTTGCCGCACGGCGGAACGGTGATTTACCCGCGCGGCGCGAAGTTTATGCACTATGAAGTCGAACTCGGCATCGTGATTGGCCGTGACGCTCGGCGGGTCAAGGCCAAGGATGCCGAAGACTACGTGGGCGGCTACACCATCGCCAACGACTTGGTGGTGCGCGATTACGTCTCCAACTATTACCGCCCGCCGATGAGGGCCAAAGGCTGGGACACCTTCGGGCCGCTGGGGCCGTATCTGGTCAGTGCCGACGAAGTGCCCGACCCCTACAACCTGGGCCTGCGGGCCTACGTCAACGGCGAGTTGCGACAAGAAGGCAACACCCGCGACATGATTTTAAAAGCCCCCGAACTGATTGAATTTATGTCACGCTTCATGACTCTGGAAGCGGGCGACGTCATTTTGACTGGCACGCCCAAAGGGGTCAGCCACGTGGGGCCCGGCGACGTGATGCGCTTGGAGATTGACGGCCTAGAAGCCTTAGAAAATGACATTCAATGGGAAGATGAGAGTGCCGAACCGCTCATTGCCGATGAGGGAGCTCGGACGTAATGCCTCATTTAACGGTGGAATACACCGATAACCTTAAAGAGCCGCGTATTCGTGAGCTTTTGTCCAGCTTAAACGCCGTTCTGATGGCGAGGGGCGATGTTTACCCCATCGGCGGCATTCGCGCCCGCGCCGTCAAGCTGACCGAATACGTCGTCGCTGACGGCCAACACGACGACGCTTTCGTGCATGTCACCCTCAAAATCGGCACGGGCCGGAGCGAGGAGATGAAGCAGATTACCGGCGATGAGCTGTTTGATGTGCTGAAAGAACATTTTGCCGACGCCTTTTCGTCAAGGAAAATCGCGCTGTCGCTGGAAATCGGCGAAGTGGAAATGTGGAAGCAAAACAACATCCACCAGCGGTATAAGCAGGCGGCGCTATGAGGAAGCAAAAATGCTGACGCCCGATCAAATTCAGGACGCGGTGCTCAGGCTCCACGAAGCCGAGCAAACGCGCGTTCAAATTCGTCAACTTTCGCTTCAATATCCCGAAATCACCATTGAAGATGCCTACGCCGTGCAGGCCGCTTGGGTGGCCCACAAAGTCAGCAAGGGGCGCAGTATTTACGGCCACAAAATAGGTCTGACTTCCCGCGCTATGCAAATGTCATCCAATATCAGCGAACCGGATTATGGCGTGCTGCTTGACGATATGGTGTTTAATCAGGGTTCTGAGTTGCCTATTTCACGGTTTACTCAGCCGAAAGTGGAAGTGGAGTTGGCCTTTTTGCTGGAAAGCGACTTGAGCGGCCCCAATTGCAGCGTCTTTGATGTCTTGAAGGCCACAGCTTACGTCGTTCCGGCTATCGAAATCATTGACGCCCGTATCGAGCGCACCGATAAAGAAACCGGCGTAACCCGCAAAGTCTATGACACCATCAGCGACAACGCCGCCAACGCGGGCATCGTTTTGGGGGGCCGTCCCGTGCGTCCTGACGCTGTCGACCTGCGCTGGGTGGGCGCTCTGCTCTACCGCAACGGCGTCATCGAAGAAACCGGCGTGGCGGCTGGTGTGCTCAACCACCCGGCCAACGGCGTGGCGTGGTTGGCCAACAAACTGCACCCGCACGGCGTGACGCTCAGGGCAGGGCAAACCATCTTGGCCGGTTCGTTTACCCGTCCGGTAGACGCTGCGGCGGGCGACACCTTCCACGCCGATTACGGCGAGTTGGGCGGCATTGGGTTCAGGTTTTCCCTGTGAGCAACCTCGTGAATACCTTTGCCCTGCACTTGCAAGCCGGGAAGCCGCAAATCGGGCTGTGGCTGGGCCTGGCCGATTCCTACTGCGCTGAGATCAGCGCCGGAGCGGGCTTCGACTGGCTGTTGATTGACGGCGAACACGCGCCGAATGACGTCCGCAGTACCTTGCGCCAACTTCAAGCGCTGGCGGCTTATCCGGTCACGCCGATCGTGCGCCCGCCCAGCGGCGAACCCTGGATGATCAAGCAGTACCTCGATTTGGGTGTCCAGACCATTTTGGTGCCGATGGTAGAAAGCGCCGAGCAAGCCCGTGAGCTGGTGCGGGCCACCCGCTATCCGCCGCAGGGCATTCGCGGCGTGGGCAGCGCTCTGGCGCGTGCTTCGCGCTGGAACCGCGTGGCCGATTACGTGACGCGGGCCGACGCTGAAATTTGCTTGTTGGTGCAAATCGAGTCGCGCTCCGGCTTGGCGGCCCTAGACGAAATCGCCACCGTAGAAGGGGTAGCGGGCCTGTTCATCGGCCCCGCTGACCTCAGCGCCAGTCTCGGCCACCTCGGAAACCCCAACCACCCCGAAGTCATCAGCGCCATTGAGGACGCGGTTGCCCGCATTCAGGCGGCGGGCAAGGCGGCGGGCATCCTGACCAGCGACGAAGCGCAGGCGAGGCGGTATCTGGAGCTGGGCTGCACCTTCGTGGCAGTGGGAGTAGACACTTCGCTGCTGGCGAGGGCGACGCGGGAACTCGCCAGCAAGTTCAAAGCTGATCTGACGGGCGCGTCCGATCAAGCGGAGGAACGGGGCGGAGCGGTGTACTGAGCAGCACTTTTCCTGCCATCTTTTTTCCTTAACTCTGTAGCCACTGCTTCCAATCTGCCGACCCGCCGGGTTCAGTGAATACCGGCAGCGGCCCGAGCTTGGCGATCAGGGCAGAAAAATACTGGCGCATCTCCGCGTTTGACCCAGCGTGCGCGAGCGCCGCGCTCAGCACGCTGCGGGCAAGTCCTTGCTGACCTTCGCCGCTCAGCACTTCGGCGAGGCCGCCCAGCGCTTCGGCCACCAAAGAAGGTGCGTCGTGTTGCAGCGCCAACGTGCCGCCTTGCCGGTAGGTTTGGCGGGCTTGCGCCAGCTCGCCACTGCGGGTCAAGGCGTGGCCCAAATTGATCAGGGCGTTGGCTTCTTCCCACAGGCGTCCGGCGTCTTGGGCTTGGCGCAGCACTTGGCGGGTCAGTTCAGCGCTGCGCTGGAAGTCGCCGCTGAGCAGCAAGACCCAGGCCAGGCCCGTCAAATTGAGCGTCAGCCCAGCGCGGTGCCCGTAGCGGCGATGAATCTCCAGCGTCCGCTCAAACAACGCTTTGGCGTCGCTGAGACGGCGCTGCTCGGTGGCCACCAACGCCGCCGTGTTCAGGACGTCGCTAAGCAGGAGTTCGCCCCATTCTTCAAGGTGACGCTCGACGTGGTTCACCACAATCCCGATTTGGTGCTGAGCTTCGTTCAGTTGACCCAAATAAACGGCGGCGCGGGCTTGGCCGTCCATCGCCTTTACCCTCAGGCGCAGCGGCAAGTCCGGCTGAGCGCCGATGGCCCGGTAAAGCGCGTGACTCTGGACATACAAGCTGCGGCGGTGGAGCAAGCGGGCTTCGATGAGCGACGCTTCGGCCAGCGAGTTCGGCTGCGTCAGGCCGCTGAGATACGTTTGCGCCGCCGCGTGGTCGCCGCACTGCTGGGCCACCGAAGCGAGGGCCAGTCCAAGGCGCTGACGCCAACCCACGTCCATCGCCGCGCCGCGCTGGAGAGCCAGTTCCAGCTCGGCGCGGGCTTCGGGCAAGTAGCCCCGCGACAAGCGGTAAGGCAGCAAGCTGAGCAGCACCTCGGCCAGCTCGCGGCTTGGCGGAGCGGGGCGCAGCAGCAAACCGGCCACCACCGCCCTCACCGTCGGGTAATGCTGATCGAGTTGCATGTACCAAGCGGCGCTGCCTTCCGGTTGAGCGCCGAGGAGCTGCTGAAGCTGCCTCAGCGCCCGCTGGCCAACTTGGCGGCGCAGGTCAGGTGAAGTGTGCCAAATGGCCTGTGCTCCCGCGCCCAGAGCGCCAGCCAGCCGGTAAAGGCCGCCGCCTACCGCCTGAAGATACTGCTGATCGCGCAGCGCTCCCAACAAAAACGGTGACGCGCCCGACAGCGCTTCTGCCCAGCTCAGTTCAAACGGGCCGCTGACGCTGCTCAGCGCGGCCAGCACCCGGCGTTCGTAACCGCCCAGCAAAAGCCAAGCTGGACAAGGCTCCCCGCTCCCGAGGCGCTGGGCGGCACTGGCCGGATCAGCGCTCAGCAGCGCGGCGGCCGCCGACAAGCGCAGCGGTTCGCCGCTGATCCAATCAGCCATTTGCCTGAGCTGCGCGGTGCTCAGGCGGCTCCGGCTTTTCTCTTGCAGGGCCGCCGTCACGCTTTGCTCGCTGAGCGGCTCCAAAGCCAAGACGCTTTCGTGCTGTGCGCCCAGCGGAGCCCGAGCCGTGACGATAATGCGGCTCAGCGGCGCGGAGGAAAGCAGCGTTTCGAGCATCTGAGCGCTCAACTGCTGCTCGGCAGGTTCATCAAGCAGCAGCAAGGTGGGTTGCCGCGCCAGCAAGCGGCCCAGACTGGCCAAATCGACCCGTTCGCTGGGACGGCCCAACAGCACTTCGGCGAGGCGGGAGAGCGCCATCTCAGGCCCGAGCGTGCCGCTGAGGCTGACACTCTGAACGCGGGCGAAATGACTGCCCAACTCGCCCAAGAGTTGCTCGGCCAAGCGGGTTTTGCCGCGTCCGGCTGGCCCGGTGATGGTGAGCAGGTGGCCCAGACTCAGCCGCTTGACTGCTTCTTGCAGTTCTGCACGCCGGCCATACAGCAGGGGCCGGGGCCACAGCAGCGGCTGGGTCAACTGATAGGCAACGGCTGTTTCCCAGTCGCTCGTCAAACTCGACAGCAGGTGGGTCAGCGTTTCGCGGCGCAGCGAAGCTTCGAGCCGCAGGGCGGCCAGCCAGCGCAGGGTCGGTGCCGGTAAGCCGCCCGCCCGCTGATAAAGCCAGCGGCGCGTCTGCGGCTCCAGCCGTTCGCGGCCTAGCAGCTCACCGAGCGCGTTTTCGCTCAGCGGCTCCAAAGTGATCTGGCTGGAACTCAGCCCGGTGAGTGCGGCGGACGCGGGTTTTCCCGCTTGCCCGCGCAGCACCACCTGAGCGGTGCGCAGCAGCGGTTGCAGAGCTAATAAAGTGGCTGCGTCAAAGCACTCAGGCCGGTCAAGGAGGATGGCCAAGGGCTGGGCGGCGGGGGTCAGGTGCTGGCCGCTGAGGCGCTGCCCGTTCAAGGTGGCCTGATCCCAAACGCCGTAATGCTGGCATTCCCGCGCGGCGCTGCCGGACAGGTGCAGGGTTTGGTAGCCCAGCGTGCGGGCCACCACTTCCAAATGCTGTAAAAAAGCGCTCAGCCCGCCGCCCGGCGGCGCGTGGACGAGGAGTTCGGCGGCTTGGCCCTGAAAGGCCGCCCGCAGAAACTGAGTGCCCTGATCCAAGGCCGGCCCCCGTTCCAAAAGGCGCGGTGTCGGCATTTCAAAAGGACTTTCCACGTCCTGGCTGATGATTTGGGCTTTGCCGCGCCGCTTGGCGGCATATAAGCGCTGGTCGGCCTGGGCCAAGACCTGCCCGAGGTCAGCATTCTGCGCGACTTCGGCAATACCGACACTGACGCTGATAGGTAAGCTGGCCCGCTGCACGCTGCTGAGCAAGTGCTGCGCCCAGAGATGCAGTTCGGCGGCAGGCACCGGAGCCAGCAGAGCGAATTCGTCGCCGCCGAGGCGGTAAGCCTGCCAGTCTGGGCGCTGATGGCTGTCCAGCGCAGCGCTGAGGGTTCTGAGCGCTTGATCTCCAGCCGCGTGGCCCAGCGTGTCATTGATGAGCTTGAGGTGGTCGAGGTCGCACATCAGCAAGCTGGCGGGCCGTTTGCCGCCCAACTGCAAAAAATCAAACGTTAAAGCTGCCCGGAGAGGCAGAAGAGTCAAATCGTCGCGGATGGCCGGCCTCAATCCTTTCTCACTTTCCCTTGGAGCAGAAACCACAAAGCCATTGTGACAAATTAAACGCTGCGGCGCTCAAGATTTTCTCACGTTTGATCCCCAGTACTCAAAGAAATGTGGTCAGGCAGACTCTGCACGGACAGTCTGAAGCCGTCCTCAGCATATTCCACAATGTGAGCGGGCCCCGAGATGCATAAACATACCCCTCGGAGCCTGCTTTTAGATTCGCTATGGTACGCACAGCAACGCCCCGGCTCAGTCCGGCAGCACTGGAGGAACCGCTATGCAGGATCAGCAGGAGCAAAAGAAAAGCCAAGTCGAGATTCAAAATCAAGATACGCCGGTTGCCGAAACGGTAGAATCTGATTTGCATAAAGATTTAAGGCGTGATCCTTCATCTACCAATTCGGCAGATATCTATACCGACGAATCGCGGGCTGAGGCGGCTCAGCAGGGCTTATACAACCCGGCCAACGAACACGACGCTTGCGGGGTCGGCATGGTCGCGCACATCAAAGGCAAAAAGGCCCACAGCATCATTGAGCAGGGCCTCAAGATCTTGGAGAATCTGGATCACCGGGGCGCAGTCGGCGCAGACAAGCTGATGGGCGACGGCGCGGGGATTCTGATTCAGATTCCCGATGAATTCTACCGGGCTGAGATGGCGGCTCAGGGCGTGACATTGCCGCCCGCCGGCGAATACGGCGTCGGGATGATTTTCTTGCCCAAAGAAGCCGCCTCGCGTAGGTTTTGTCAGCAGGAACTCGAGCGGGCCGTTCACGCCGAGGGACAGGTCGTACTGGGCTGGCGCGAAGTGCCGGTTGATAAAAGCATGCCGATGTCGCCCGCCGTACGTGAAAAAGAGCCGGTCATCCGGCAAATTTTTATCGGGCGCGGCCCCGACATTTTGGTGCCCGACGCGCTGGAGCGCAAACTCTACATCATCCGGCGAGTGGCCTCCAACGCCATTCGTTACCTCAACCTGACCCACAGCAGCGAATACTACGTGCCGTCGATGTCGTGCCGCACGGTGATTTACAAGGGCCTGCTGCTGGCGACTCAGGTGGGTCAATATTACCTTGATCTCAAAGACGTGCGGGTCGTTTCGGCCCTCGCCCTTGTTCACCAGCGTTTTTCGACTAATACTTTCCCCGAGTGGCCGCTGGCCCACCCCTACCGGATGGTGGCCCACAACGGCGAGATCAACACCGTCAAGGGCAACTTCAACTGGATGCGGGCACGCGAGGGCGTGATGAGCAGCCCGATTCTGGGCGACGATCTCAAGAAGCTGTATCCGATCAGCTTTGAGGGCGAGTCCGATACCGCCACCTTCGACAACGCGCTCGAACTGCTGACACTGGCAGGCTACCCGATGGCGCAGGCGGCCATGATGCTGATTCCCGAAGCGTGGGAGCAAAACGCTTTGATGGATCAGCAGCGCCGCGCTTTTTATGAGTACCACGCCGCCATGATGGAGCCCTGGGACGGCCCCGCCGCGATGGTCTTCACCGACGGGCGGCAACTCGGTGCGATGCTCGACCGCAACGGCCTGCGCCCGGCCCGCTATATCGTCACCAAAGACGACTTGGTGGTGCTGGCCTCCGAATCGGGCGTGCTGCCGATTCCCGAGCGCCAGATTGTCCGCAAGTGGCGGCTGCAACCTGGCAAGATGTTCATGATCGACTTTGATCAGGGCCGGATCATCGAGGACGACGAACTCAAGGCCCAGTACGCCGGAGCCAAGCCTTACCGCCAGTGGATCGACAACGTGCGGGTCAACCTCAGCCAGATCGACGTGTCCGGTGAGGTCGGCAGCTTCGCCGAGAGCCGTTTAGACCGTCAGCAGGCGTTTGGCTACACCCAAGAAGACCTGAAATTCTTGATGGGGCCGATGGCCGCGCTCGGGGAAGAGGGCATCGGCAGCATGGGCAACGACTCGCCGCTGGCGGTGCTGAGCAGCAGGAGTAAACCGCTCTACAACTATTTCCGGCAACTGTTCGCTCAAGTGACCAACCCGCCGATTGACCCGATCCGCGAGGCCGTCGTGATGTCGCTGCGCAGCTTCATCGGCCCCAAGCCCAACCTGCTCGATATCAACGCGGCCAATCCGACCATGCGCCTAGAAGTCTCGCAGCCGATCTTGGATTTCAATGATATGGCGCGGCTGCGGGCCATCTCCGAGCACACACGCGGCAAATTCAAGCCGCATGAACTCGACATCACCTACCCGGCAGAGTGGGGCCGCGAGGGCGTGGAAGCCAAAATCGCTTCGCTGCGTGCTCAGGCGGTGGACGCCATCAAGGGCGGGGCCAGCATCCTGATTATTTCTGACCGCAGACTCAGCCGCGAGCGCGTGGCAGTGCCCGCCCTGCTGGCGGTGTCAGCCATTCACAATTACCTGGTGCGCGAGGGGCTGCGGACTTCGGCGGGCTTGGTCGTCGAAACTGGCGACGCCCGCGAGATTCACCACTTCGCGGTGCTGGCGGGCTACGGCGCGGAGGCCATCCATCCGTATCTGGCCCTCGAAACCCTGATTTCGCTGCACGCCGATCCCAACGGGCAGGGCGACAGCGCCCACGTCGATAGTGCGCAGGCCATCTACAATTACATCAAAGCCGTCGGCAAGGGCCTCTCTAAGATCATGTCCAAAATGGGCATCAGCACCTACATGAGTTACTGCGGAGCGCAGATTTTTGAAGCGGTGGGCCTGTCGCACGACCTTGTGGACGGGTATTTCCCCGGCACCAGTACCCAGGTCGGCGGCATCGACATTTTTGGAGTGATGGAAGAAGCCATTCGTACCCATGAAGCCGCTTTCGGAGACAATCCGCTGCTGGCCAACATGCTGGACGTGGGCGGCGAGTACGCTTGGCGGGCCAGGGGCGAGGAGCATATGTGGACGCCCGACGCGGTGGCCAAACTCCAGCACGCCGTCCGGGCCAACCAGGCCAAGACCTTCAGCGAATATTCCAGCATCATCAACGACCAGTCCAAGCGCCACATGACCCTGCGTGGGTTGTTCGAGCTTAAAACCGATCCGGCGGCTGCTATTCCACTGGAAGAAGTCGAAGCCGCCTCCGAGATCGTCAAGCGCTTTGCGACGGGAGCGATGTCGCTCGGCAGCATCAGCACCGAGGCGCATACCACGCTGGCCGTCGCCATGAACCGTATCGGTGGCAAGAGCAACACCGGCGAGGGCGGCGAAGACCCGGCCCGCTACCGCGAGGAGCGCAGGGGCAACACCATCAGCGCTGGAACCAAAGTCGGTGACATCCTCGGCGCGGGCCAACTGCTGGCCGACTACGAACTGCAAGATGGCGACAGCCTGCGCAGCAAGATCAAGCAGGTGGCTTCGGGCCGCTTCGGGGTGACCACCGAGTATCTGGTCAGCGCCGACCAGATTCAGATCAAAATGGCGCAGGGAGCCAAGCCCGGCGAGGGCGGCCAACTGCCGGGCGGCAAGGTCAGCGAATACATCGGGATGCTGCGCCACTCGGTGCCGGGCGTGGGCCTGATCTCGCCGCCGCCGCACCACGACATCTACAGCATCGAAGATCTGGCGCAGCTCATCCACGACCTCAAGAATGTCAATCCCAGAGCCGACATCTCGGTCAAATTGGTGTCGGAAGTCGGCATCGGGACGGTGGCGGCAGGCGTCACCAAAGCCAAGGCCGATCATATCGTGGTCGCCGGACACGACGGCGGCACCGGCGCTTCTCCGTACAGCTCGATCAAGCACGCCGGAACGCCCTGGGAACTGGGCCTGGCCGAAACGCAGCAAACACTGGTGCTCAACCGCTTGCGTGACCGGGTGCGAGTGCAGGCCGACGGCCAGATGAAAACCGGACGCGACGTGGTGATCGGCGCTCTCCTCGGCGCAGACGAATTCGGCTTTGCCACTGCGCCGCTGGTGGCCGAGGGCTGCATCATGATGCGCAAATGCCACCTCAATACCTGTCCGGTGGGCGTGGCGACCCAAGACCCTGAACTCCGCAAAAGGTTCGCAGGCAAGCCCGAACACGTCATCAATTTCTTCTTCTTCGTGGCCGAGGAAGTCCGCGCCATCATGGCCTCACTCGGCGTCCGCAAATTTGAAGACCTGGTGGGCCGCAGCGATCTTCTAGACACCCGCAGCGGCATCGAGCACTGGAAAGCGCGGGGTCTGGATTTCAGCCGCGTGTTTTACCGGCCCGAAGGTGATTATCTGCGCCGCCACGAAAGCGGGCAGGATCACGGCCTGGAGCGGGCGCTCGATCACGTGCTGATTCAAAAAGTCCGCGCCGCTTTTAACGGCAGCGAGCCGATTCAGATTTTGCAGCCGGCCCGCAATGTCAACCGCACGGTGGGCGCGATGCTCTCGGGCGAGTTGATTCGCCTGCGCCCGGAAGGCCTGCCGGACGACTTCATTCATGTCCGGATGGAAGGCACCGGCGGCCAGAGCTTCGGCGCGTTCTTGGCGCAGGGCATCACGCTTTACCTGGTCGGCGATGCCAACGACTACACCGGCAAGGGGCTGTCAGGCGGGCGGGTCGTGATTCGCCCGAGCATCGACTTCAGGGGCGACGCCACCAAAAACACGATCGCTGGCAATACCGTGCTGTATGGCGCGACTTCCGGCGAGGCCTTTTTCAGGGGCGTGGCGGGCGAGCGCTTCGCGGTGCGGCTCAGCGGAGCCAGTACGGTGGTCGAGGGCACCGGCGATCACGGCTGCGAATACATGACCGGCGGCACGGTGGTGGTGCTGGGTCAGACCGGGCGCAACTTCGCGGCGGGCATGTCGGGCGGCGTGGCTTACGTCTACGACGAGGACGGCACCTTCAAGCACCGCTGCAACACCACGATGGTGGAGATGGTGCCGCTGCTGTCCGGCGAAGCTCAGCTCGAACAACTGCGCCTCGGCCAGGGCGACGGTCACCTCCACAGAGGCCTGACCGACGAAGAGCAACTCCGCAAGCTGATCGAAGACCACCACGCCTGGACGGGTTCCTTGCGGGCCGGCGACCTGCTCGACCACTGGGAAGCGGCGCTGGGCAAATTCGTCAAAGTCTACCCGCACGAGTACCGCCGGGCGCTGGGCGAGATGAACAGCCTTCAGGTCAGCGAAGCGGCGGGCACCATTCCCGGCGAAGTGGCGGCGGGGATTGCCACGCACACGAAGTAGAGCAGAGTACTTTATTCGCTGGCGCTCATGACCTTATCCCCACCCGCAGGAGAATTCACCAATGGCAAAAATCACCGGATTTTTAGAATACAACCGCGTCAGTGACACCTACGAACCCGCCGACGCCCGCCTGCGGCACTACCGCGAGTTCGTGCACACCCTCAAAGAAGGCGACGCCAAGCAGCAGGCTGCCCGCTGTATGGACTGCGGCATTC contains:
- the hpaH gene encoding 2-oxo-hept-4-ene-1,7-dioate hydratase, producing MLTPDQIQDAVLRLHEAEQTRVQIRQLSLQYPEITIEDAYAVQAAWVAHKVSKGRSIYGHKIGLTSRAMQMSSNISEPDYGVLLDDMVFNQGSELPISRFTQPKVEVELAFLLESDLSGPNCSVFDVLKATAYVVPAIEIIDARIERTDKETGVTRKVYDTISDNAANAGIVLGGRPVRPDAVDLRWVGALLYRNGVIEETGVAAGVLNHPANGVAWLANKLHPHGVTLRAGQTILAGSFTRPVDAAAGDTFHADYGELGGIGFRFSL
- the hpaI gene encoding 4-hydroxy-2-oxoheptanedioate aldolase, which produces MNTFALHLQAGKPQIGLWLGLADSYCAEISAGAGFDWLLIDGEHAPNDVRSTLRQLQALAAYPVTPIVRPPSGEPWMIKQYLDLGVQTILVPMVESAEQARELVRATRYPPQGIRGVGSALARASRWNRVADYVTRADAEICLLVQIESRSGLAALDEIATVEGVAGLFIGPADLSASLGHLGNPNHPEVISAIEDAVARIQAAGKAAGILTSDEAQARRYLELGCTFVAVGVDTSLLARATRELASKFKADLTGASDQAEERGGAVY
- a CDS encoding fumarylacetoacetate hydrolase family protein, whose amino-acid sequence is MKTARFISKGRQHNGVLKDGLLYDAAGETHRPEDVQFLLPLKPGKVIALALNYADHVAELGFKAPEEPVMFLKPNTSLLPHGGTVIYPRGAKFMHYEVELGIVIGRDARRVKAKDAEDYVGGYTIANDLVVRDYVSNYYRPPMRAKGWDTFGPLGPYLVSADEVPDPYNLGLRAYVNGELRQEGNTRDMILKAPELIEFMSRFMTLEAGDVILTGTPKGVSHVGPGDVMRLEIDGLEALENDIQWEDESAEPLIADEGART
- a CDS encoding glutamate synthase-related protein is translated as MVAHIKGKKAHSIIEQGLKILENLDHRGAVGADKLMGDGAGILIQIPDEFYRAEMAAQGVTLPPAGEYGVGMIFLPKEAASRRFCQQELERAVHAEGQVVLGWREVPVDKSMPMSPAVREKEPVIRQIFIGRGPDILVPDALERKLYIIRRVASNAIRYLNLTHSSEYYVPSMSCRTVIYKGLLLATQVGQYYLDLKDVRVVSALALVHQRFSTNTFPEWPLAHPYRMVAHNGEINTVKGNFNWMRAREGVMSSPILGDDLKKLYPISFEGESDTATFDNALELLTLAGYPMAQAAMMLIPEAWEQNALMDQQRRAFYEYHAAMMEPWDGPAAMVFTDGRQLGAMLDRNGLRPARYIVTKDDLVVLASESGVLPIPERQIVRKWRLQPGKMFMIDFDQGRIIEDDELKAQYAGAKPYRQWIDNVRVNLSQIDVSGEVGSFAESRLDRQQAFGYTQEDLKFLMGPMAALGEEGIGSMGNDSPLAVLSSRSKPLYNYFRQLFAQVTNPPIDPIREAVVMSLRSFIGPKPNLLDINAANPTMRLEVSQPILDFNDMARLRAISEHTRGKFKPHELDITYPAEWGREGVEAKIASLRAQAVDAIKGGASILIISDRRLSRERVAVPALLAVSAIHNYLVREGLRTSAGLVVETGDAREIHHFAVLAGYGAEAIHPYLALETLISLHADPNGQGDSAHVDSAQAIYNYIKAVGKGLSKIMSKMGISTYMSYCGAQIFEAVGLSHDLVDGYFPGTSTQVGGIDIFGVMEEAIRTHEAAFGDNPLLANMLDVGGEYAWRARGEEHMWTPDAVAKLQHAVRANQAKTFSEYSSIINDQSKRHMTLRGLFELKTDPAAAIPLEEVEAASEIVKRFATGAMSLGSISTEAHTTLAVAMNRIGGKSNTGEGGEDPARYREERRGNTISAGTKVGDILGAGQLLADYELQDGDSLRSKIKQVASGRFGVTTEYLVSADQIQIKMAQGAKPGEGGQLPGGKVSEYIGMLRHSVPGVGLISPPPHHDIYSIEDLAQLIHDLKNVNPRADISVKLVSEVGIGTVAAGVTKAKADHIVVAGHDGGTGASPYSSIKHAGTPWELGLAETQQTLVLNRLRDRVRVQADGQMKTGRDVVIGALLGADEFGFATAPLVAEGCIMMRKCHLNTCPVGVATQDPELRKRFAGKPEHVINFFFFVAEEVRAIMASLGVRKFEDLVGRSDLLDTRSGIEHWKARGLDFSRVFYRPEGDYLRRHESGQDHGLERALDHVLIQKVRAAFNGSEPIQILQPARNVNRTVGAMLSGELIRLRPEGLPDDFIHVRMEGTGGQSFGAFLAQGITLYLVGDANDYTGKGLSGGRVVIRPSIDFRGDATKNTIAGNTVLYGATSGEAFFRGVAGERFAVRLSGASTVVEGTGDHGCEYMTGGTVVVLGQTGRNFAAGMSGGVAYVYDEDGTFKHRCNTTMVEMVPLLSGEAQLEQLRLGQGDGHLHRGLTDEEQLRKLIEDHHAWTGSLRAGDLLDHWEAALGKFVKVYPHEYRRALGEMNSLQVSEAAGTIPGEVAAGIATHTK
- a CDS encoding flavin reductase family protein, which codes for MPISSQEFRAALGRFASGVTIITALQDGEKRGMTASAFVSVSMNPPLILISVDKRAVMHAVLEEGEAFAVNILSQSQQLLSNHFAGRPDAGLNIAWNELGGLPVLSGAAAQLACSKYQTYEGGDHTLFVGEVQATYISDKVPLAYFGGTYRGLTDVLPPEVEKMGVLL
- a CDS encoding diguanylate cyclase domain-containing protein; this translates as MVSAPRESEKGLRPAIRDDLTLLPLRAALTFDFLQLGGKRPASLLMCDLDHLKLINDTLGHAAGDQALRTLSAALDSHQRPDWQAYRLGGDEFALLAPVPAAELHLWAQHLLSSVQRASLPISVSVGIAEVAQNADLGQVLAQADQRLYAAKRRGKAQIISQDVESPFEMPTPRLLERGPALDQGTQFLRAAFQGQAAELLVHAPPGGGLSAFLQHLEVVARTLGYQTLHLSGSAARECQHYGVWDQATLNGQRLSGQHLTPAAQPLAILLDRPECFDAATLLALQPLLRTAQVVLRGQAGKPASAALTGLSSSQITLEPLSENALGELLGRERLEPQTRRWLYQRAGGLPAPTLRWLAALRLEASLRRETLTHLLSSLTSDWETAVAYQLTQPLLWPRPLLYGRRAELQEAVKRLSLGHLLTITGPAGRGKTRLAEQLLGELGSHFARVQSVSLSGTLGPEMALSRLAEVLLGRPSERVDLASLGRLLARQPTLLLLDEPAEQQLSAQMLETLLSSAPLSRIIVTARAPLGAQHESVLALEPLSEQSVTAALQEKSRSRLSTAQLRQMADWISGEPLRLSAAAALLSADPASAAQRLGSGEPCPAWLLLGGYERRVLAALSSVSGPFELSWAEALSGASPFLLGALRDQQYLQAVGGGLYRLAGALGAGAQAIWHTSPDLRRQVGQRALRQLQQLLGAQPEGSAAWYMQLDQHYPTVRAVVAGLLLRPAPPSRELAEVLLSLLPYRLSRGYLPEARAELELALQRGAAMDVGWRQRLGLALASVAQQCGDHAAAQTYLSGLTQPNSLAEASLIEARLLHRRSLYVQSHALYRAIGAQPDLPLRLRVKAMDGQARAAVYLGQLNEAQHQIGIVVNHVERHLEEWGELLLSDVLNTAALVATEQRRLSDAKALFERTLEIHRRYGHRAGLTLNLTGLAWVLLLSGDFQRSAELTRQVLRQAQDAGRLWEEANALINLGHALTRSGELAQARQTYRQGGTLALQHDAPSLVAEALGGLAEVLSGEGQQGLARSVLSAALAHAGSNAEMRQYFSALIAKLGPLPVFTEPGGSADWKQWLQS
- a CDS encoding 5-carboxymethyl-2-hydroxymuconate Delta-isomerase yields the protein MPHLTVEYTDNLKEPRIRELLSSLNAVLMARGDVYPIGGIRARAVKLTEYVVADGQHDDAFVHVTLKIGTGRSEEMKQITGDELFDVLKEHFADAFSSRKIALSLEIGEVEMWKQNNIHQRYKQAAL